GCCCTTGAATGTATGCTACGGCATTTGGAGGGGAATGCAGCAATTGGTGGCGCCACCAACTGTGCGCGCCACGGCATTTCCGTTAGCTGAGTTAACTGTTTGGCTGACTGCAAGCCGCACAACATAAATTATGCGAGCATTTCCGCATCAGcagctatctctctctctttctctatgtTTGCTATCTTCGCGTTGGCCGCTAAtcacaaaagttttttaagagagagagagagatgagaaGTGAGAAAGCGGTTGCATTTTGCTACCTTCAATTGCCACTCGAAGAAAGTTTTTGGGGGCCAAAAAGGGTTCAAGAGACTTGCCAAAAGTCTCTCAAAGTTTTTCGCAGCACTGATTAACGagacataattatttttgcattaagcGTTTAGCTAATAGGCCGTGTAATGCTACAACTTTTTGGCCCCCTAATCAGCACATCAGACAGCGAACTAGAGTGAGATggagaaagaaaagagagagagagacagcgagaaGTAGAGAGAAAAAACAGCATTTTGCGGCGAGGAACATTTGGAAGATAATGAAAGTGCATTGAGGCGGCAAAAGTCAGAGACAGGTCGAGTGCCAACATTTTTCCATTATGCCACATTCTTTGACAGCACAAAAAGTGAGCAAAATGAAGGCAAGGCGACTTTCTGATGCTCtgtaaattcatttcaaatacaaatacagtAAAAACTGTTCAATAACTAAACTTAACActacttttaaatattgaaaaattgtgtaaaaaatatattattttcgatTTCAGAACTTAGTTGTTGCAGCCTTTCCGTTTGGCGTACAGAgtatcaataatttaaaactgtGTGGTAAGAGGCAACCTGGAAaaatgcaacattttgtggccTGCAGCGAAATGTCTGCTCTTCTTCTGGTTGGCCAACACTTGTGCTGCGTGTCTGGCTTGATGAGAAAACGTTGCCACAACGTGGCAGGGTTAAAAGCTCAATTCATTTCCAGCTAAGCCAGTGACAACAGTCTCGATAGCGAGTGGAAGTGAGAAACAGAGAGGaaacgaaagagagaaagagtcaGCTTGACAACGGAAAGTGtgattatattttcattttcaattttttacgGCCAATTAATTTGGCAATTGACGCTTCGCTGGGCGTCTGCGCCAGCCCAGATACTTACTCGCATACAGTCCAGAGAAGAGGGTGATTCCGGACGATGGGTTGCAAATTgagttgtgtttgtgtgtggtgcAAGAATAAGAAAAGTCTATTATAGTGGCAGGAATAGCTTTGCCTGCCAGCTATTTTGCCGCTACATGGATGGCATTGTCTGCCCTCAACATAATCGTTTTTGTTGTGGGCGGCCTTTGTTAGGGGGTTCGCTCTAATCCTAGTTCTCTCCTCAATCTCCTCTCTATTCTCCTTTATGTCCTTCGTGTGCAACGTCAGCAGACTATCATGcaatttacattaaaattgtCTTCTAAATTAGAAAATGCACTCAGGTGTGCACACACTATCATAGGTGTGTCTGTGTGAATACATAAATCAATAAAGAGGCTAGAGGAAAATAATGTGATAGAATAGCATagcatatttaatgcaaaatagtaaaaattaaTAGAGCAATAAATAGATCATAGTCTGCATTGAAAGCAAATAATCAATCATTAATTTATGACGAATATTTGTGTGATAAATTCTTAGTCATTGGAACTTCTATTAAGCTTAAAAAGGCATTAACAGCTTAACATAATGTAATCGTTTTACTTGAACGATTTgtgtataaatttaagtaatttaaagatcaaaagaaagaaattaacaatagtttaaaatcaaaaaagaaagaaattcatattaaatattataaaaggGAAAAATAGTACAAATCATAATTCGCAATATTATACAATTGgaagataaatttaatattgggAACAAAATTTTATGCATCTTGATTGAAACTAGTgaatttatgcttttatttttgaaaaatgaaacattaaataatacgcatttttagtttttcaaatgctttcatGCAATTActgcacatttttattacaaaaaaaataattacatatacaaaattaatcaaGTTTTACGTGATCGTTACACCAGAGTGCTGAAAGTAAGATGGTCGGATGGTCGGTCGATCGATCGGTTAGGAATAAAGAACATCTTGCATTCAAGTTTAGTTCTCttgaacaataacaacatccTGCAAGTATACGTTGGGCATActaagcagctgctgctcgttgTCAATGCGACGGTCGAGTGGATAACCCAATGGACGTCTGTCCTCAATGGCAGCCTGGCTGATGCCCATCAATCCAGCTGTATTCTCTAGAAccacttgctgttgctgacgcTCGATGGGGGAAATGATGACAAACAGTTGCATGGGCAGACCTTCAGGGCGACCGCGAGGCAGCAGAAGACGCTGAGGGAAACGTCCATTCTCACCAACCAGTTCGTTAACCGAGAGCTCTTCTCGCTGGCCACGCAATGTGGTCATCACACGGCGATAGATCTCGCTGATGGGCGTGACATCGCGAGTGGTCCATTCAATGTTGGTGGAGCGCTGCTGAATGCGATTGCGACCCGATTGTAGTTGCACCTTGATGGCGTCCAAGAGCACAAAGTTCTTGCGACGCTGCTCCAAGTTGCCGTCCTCACGTGGTCCCAACATCAGGCGAACAATCACATTTTGAACACGTTGCGAGCTGACATCCAAGTCAATGGTGAAGGGCTGACTGTTGAGGCGACGTTGACGCACCAAGATCTGGGCTTGTTGCGGCTGCTTCAGCAGATTGCTGACATCGATATCGTTGGACTCGAGGCGAGTGCGCAATTCGCTGACACGCACATCATTGATGGTCACATCCtgcatttgcagctgctgcgttTGGTAGACGCCCAATAGCTGCTCTCGCTGCTCGTCGAGAATGTTGAGAATGCTGCTCAAGGTATAACGCAGCACGCGATCATTGATATCGATGCCAAGATCCAAGGAATCAGTCTGCATGTTGCTGTCCTGCAGCTGTTGACGCAGCAAGCGGAGAATGCCAGTGTCACCCAAACGACCGAGGACAACTTCTGCCAATGCACGCTCCACACGAATGGCTTGACCAAGTTGTTCCTGGTTGTTGCTTTGTCTTCTAACTTGACCAATTGCCTGCTGCAAAGTGTTTTCAATAGCATTCAATTGTTCAATCAAAGCACGATTGCGACGTGAGTCCAAACGCATCTCGTTGAGTCGCTGAGCAAAGCGTTGAGCCTGATCTTGGCCAGACACAATTGAACGACGACCATTGCCATTGACTTCATTGCTTAAACGCAATGCGATGCGTTCCTGGTTGAGACGCGCCTGAAGTTGACGCAGAGTGTGCAGCAGAATTTCACTTTGGCGCGTTGTCTGTTCATCGTTCACTGTGTCCAAGCTGCGACGAAAACGAACTTCTTTACCGGATTTCCTAGAGCGACTCTCACGACGAATCATCTCAACAATGTCATCCAAAGTGAGCTCATCCTCAATATCGATATTTCTGTATGTCGAACGGCGGTTTTGCTGTTGgtttatttgctgctgctgcctcaaaATGCCTTGATCGTACACGTTCTGGGTTGTCTCGTCATTGTAGCGTCTGTTGTTGAGCAGCTGGCGATCGATACCACGTCCAATGGTAGTTGTCAGATAGTCATCGTCATTCTCATCAACATTCCACATATTGCGTCCTTGGATGCGATTCGTGTTCTGCTGGCGACGACGTCCAACATGCAACAGACGAGCATCGTTGATGCTCACTGTGGGCAACTGATCGATATTATCGATAACACGTCGATTGCTGGTCATTCCTTCAATGCCTTGACCAATGGTGCGTTCCAGGTACTGACGACGGATTGGGATTTGTCTGCTGGTTGCCAAATCTTCATCGTTAATTTGATTGCCACTAAACTCGTCGTAGAAACGCTGGTATTGAACGCGATTCATGTTCAGCTCGTCTtcattctgctgctgctgacgacGTATGTCCATCTGCTGTTCGAAGTCGTTGTTCAAATACCTCACACTCCTCTCAGTCGTATCCTCTGCCATGGCCAATTGTTGGACCAGCTGGTTGACGAAATTCTGCATGCCAATGTCTTTAGTAAGCAAAGTTATGTCTGCCTGATTCTGCGTGCTCTGAGACAACACCACACGAttctgtatttgttgttgctgctgctgttgacgttTTAGTGCCATGCGCCAAGGTATGAATATATTCCTTAGCGAATTGATGCCACGAGGAGTCTGTCCCTGACCCAGACCAACAAGATCGATGAAAGAACGACGTGAGCTTGTATCCAGCTCCTGTTGGGTGCGCTGCACACGTTGAATTGTCTCCTCATCCAGATACAGCTCCGGCAATATCTCAAGCGTGGCGGGCATAATCAAATTCTGACTATCCTGACGAGATTGCAAGGCTGTTGTCAGTGCGGTGACAAAGAGCACAGGATTCACATTGCGTCGCAGATAAACAGCATTGCGTTGCAGCGTCTCAAAGTCAATGGAGCGGGTCAGAATGTTGTAGATGCCTGTGAGTTGCTGCACATGATCAGTGTTGAGTATATTGAAGATCTGGTTGCGAGTCAGCAAACCACGCTGACGATCTAAGTCAATGATTTGTTGGATCTGCTCATTAATGCCACCCTGGTAACGGTTCTCGTCGATGATCAATCCCCGATCAAGTTGGAGCAACTCAGTGTCCTGCAAAGGTTCCTGCACGCGGAGCACAATGTCCAGTAGAAACTTTTGACGTACCAAATCCTGCCATGACAAGCGCTCAATTCGCTGAGTAACTGAAAGATGTTGGTGGAAAATTATAAGTAGTTACTGGGATTAAACTTAAAAGGGATAATAAAGTAGGTGTGTGCAGCttcgattttaattttgtttgtgtataagtctaattttattagatttataaattgaatttctatatttaGATAACTTACCAGTGTCAATGTCACGCTGATTGTCACGTGGAAGAATTCTTCCAGCAC
This is a stretch of genomic DNA from Drosophila albomicans strain 15112-1751.03 chromosome 3, ASM965048v2, whole genome shotgun sequence. It encodes these proteins:
- the LOC117570664 gene encoding fat-body protein 1; the encoded protein is MNNKLLVLFACVLGTVSAGRILPRDNQRDIDTVTQRIERLSWQDLVRQKFLLDIVLRVQEPLQDTELLQLDRGLIIDENRYQGGINEQIQQIIDLDRQRGLLTRNQIFNILNTDHVQQLTGIYNILTRSIDFETLQRNAVYLRRNVNPVLFVTALTTALQSRQDSQNLIMPATLEILPELYLDEETIQRVQRTQQELDTSSRRSFIDLVGLGQGQTPRGINSLRNIFIPWRMALKRQQQQQQQIQNRVVLSQSTQNQADITLLTKDIGMQNFVNQLVQQLAMAEDTTERSVRYLNNDFEQQMDIRRQQQQNEDELNMNRVQYQRFYDEFSGNQINDEDLATSRQIPIRRQYLERTIGQGIEGMTSNRRVIDNIDQLPTVSINDARLLHVGRRRQQNTNRIQGRNMWNVDENDDDYLTTTIGRGIDRQLLNNRRYNDETTQNVYDQGILRQQQQINQQQNRRSTYRNIDIEDELTLDDIVEMIRRESRSRKSGKEVRFRRSLDTVNDEQTTRQSEILLHTLRQLQARLNQERIALRLSNEVNGNGRRSIVSGQDQAQRFAQRLNEMRLDSRRNRALIEQLNAIENTLQQAIGQVRRQSNNQEQLGQAIRVERALAEVVLGRLGDTGILRLLRQQLQDSNMQTDSLDLGIDINDRVLRYTLSSILNILDEQREQLLGVYQTQQLQMQDVTINDVRVSELRTRLESNDIDVSNLLKQPQQAQILVRQRRLNSQPFTIDLDVSSQRVQNVIVRLMLGPREDGNLEQRRKNFVLLDAIKVQLQSGRNRIQQRSTNIEWTTRDVTPISEIYRRVMTTLRGQREELSVNELVGENGRFPQRLLLPRGRPEGLPMQLFVIISPIERQQQQVVLENTAGLMGISQAAIEDRRPLGYPLDRRIDNEQQLLSMPNVYLQDVVIVQEN